The DNA region GACTACTCAGTGGAGTTGGGAAACAACTTGGGTCAGAAGTGAATTTGTTCTCGACGCTGATGCCGTATTTGTTGTCTGAAAGTAAAAATCCCGCCAGTGTTCCGCCGTAGGGGCGTCCCGCCGGTGAAAGCGGGCTGTCGGGATTTCGGCGGTGCCTGGATGCCTCCAGGGACCACCCATTAACATCAGGGTACGTCAGCCTAGGAGGCCACCACCTTACACATCACCGTATTTGCGACCATGCTGGATCACCTCCTTCCTCGGCGCACCCAATCGCGGGCCCAGAGTCCGCTTAGCCAGGAACCGATCGCCGAATTATCGGCCCGAGGCGTGGTCCGCTCGCGTCTTACCGAATTGTAAGAATCGAAGCGTCAAGGGTTTGTGTGAACCCGACCGATACTCTCACTCTACTCTGAAATCGGAACAAGGTCCAGATACAAAGTGAACACTGATGATGAAATCCTCCCTCACCCTCCTTCATTGTCGTTACCGTGCAGCTCTTGCGAGAAAGAGGACCGGACGGTATAGTCCGCCTCACTTTTATGGCGCATTTTCATATAACGGCAGTTTTCGAGACTAAAGGTGAGTCGCAAGCAGAGGCCGAACGGGTTGCTGCAGCGGCATTCCCTGGGTTGCGGCATCCACGCCTGCATTACTACGAACATGATACGAGTGGTGGTTTGGGACCGTACCCACCAAGCCGCTCGCTATATTTCACGACCATCGTTGAGTTGGATGCAGAGGCGTATACAGAAGAGAAGGCCGTAGAGCTGGCCGAAGATATTCTCGATCGCTTCTCAACTGATGAAATCCAATATCTTGGTCATGGTATTATTCCTGGCACCCCGCGAGTACGACCGGAAGATCGGAAAGCTGAGGTTGCGGAAGACGACCGTAGGGCCACTGCGGATGGAGAAGAGGGAGCCGACGGACAGGAAGAACCACGCGGTAAAGGTCGTCGTTCTCAGCGTGGACGTGGGCGGGGACGAGGTCGCAAGTCAGACAGACGTGACAAAGACCATGACCGAGGTTCCGAAGAACGAGAACGAGTAGCAGACGCATCGCAAGAACCGGCAAACGAGATTGTAGCAGCGGCTGCGAGTGACACGACTCCTGTGGTTGGAGAAGCGGCGCCAGTCGCACCAGCTCCGGTACGTGCCCCACGTGAAGCTGCTCCACCGCCACCACCTCTTGAGATTGAAGAGCCGGCACCTCCGCCGCTACCGCCACGACGCAGTTCCTCTGCAATGCAGGTCACCTTGACTGTCGATCTCCGCGCTTCCGAAGTGTCATCACCGTACGCTTATAGCAGTATGGCAGACGATGAACTCATTGCGCTTGCAATTACTGAGGCGCGTCGCCGACACGCAGAGATTCCAGTTGACACGTCCCCAGACTCGGCAACTTCTGCATTGCCCGGTGGAGATCGTCTGATTTCGCTGACGTGGCGGTATGAAGCGCCAGTGCCTTCGGCGGCGGAGCTGGAGTAGGAGGAGCGGCAGAATTGCGGATTGTGGAAGAGCGTAAATTGTATACGTTCCTCCGTTCCCGGTCTGGCTGACAACTGAAAGCTGATAGCTTAGGTGATTTCCGAAAAAGGGGGTCCCTGAGATGTCGATGTTCTGCCGATAGTGGCAGGCACAGCCTGCCCGACCCAGAACCGGCAAAGACACGTAGGGCGGGCTGTGCCCGCCACCACAGACTGCGGGATATTTTTCCAAGAAATCGCCTTATTTCGGTAGCGGTTTAGTCTAATTGCTCTCTGTGTTCTCGTAGGGGAAGCCTTATGTGGCCGCCCAGGAAAAGGCGCCTACATAGGGCTTCCCCTACAACACAAATCTAAATTGAACCACCCCCCTTATTTCCATCTTCTTGTAAAAATTCTTTCACTATGCAAAGTTTTACCCCATAGAACCACAGGGCAGACATTTTCTCATGGCAAACAATTGAGAGCTGCCATGAAGAAAGTGTCCTAGACCCGAGAAGGAGGGATAACACGATGTGTGCTGCAGTATCACAAGCGAGACCAACGGGAGTCCCAACACCGACAGAGCTGGGCTTCGACCCAGCCGAACTACGCAAGAAGTACACTGACGAACGTAACAAACGTTTGCGTTCTGATGCGAATAACCAATACCAGGAAATCACTGGACGGTTCGCCCATTACAACGAAGACCCCTACGTGGAGCCGGGCTTCACGCGACCTGCACTGCAGGAAGAGTTGGATGTTTTGATTGTTGGTGGCGGCTTTGGCGGCTTGCTGTCCGCTGCTCGCCTGCAGAAAGTCGGAATCACCAAGATTCGTATTATCGAAAAAGCTGGAGATTTCGGCGGCACCTGGTATTGGAACCGTTATCCTGGCGCTCAATGCGATATCGAATCCTACGTCTACCTGCCGTTGCTCGAAGAGACTGGTTACATGCCAAAGGAAAAGTATTCCTTCGCACCAGAGATCTTTGAACATGCGAAACGGATCGGCAAGCATTTCAACCTCTATGATAAAGCCTGCTTCCAAACGCAAATCAGAGAAGCGCGTTGGAACGAAGAGACCGGACGCTGGACGATTACCACTGACCGCAATGATGTCTTCAAAGCTCGCTTTGTCATCATGTCGAGTGGCCCGCTGAATCGGCCCAAACTTCCCGCCATTCCTGGCATCGAGAAGTTCAAAGGGCACACTTTCCACACCAGTCGTTGGGATTATAACTACACTGGTGGTGATACCACTGGTGGTATGACGAAGCTGGGTGACAAGCGTGTTGCCATTATCGGCACTGGCGCAACCGCGATTCAGTCTGTCCCCCGAGTCGCGAAATATGCCAAGCAGCTCTATGTCTTCCAACGCACTCCGTCTTCTGTGGACGAACGTGGGAACTCACCGACCGATCCAGAATGGGTGAAAACCCTCAAGCCCGGCTGGCAAGACCATCGCAACACCAACTTCAATTCGATCTTGTCCGGCCTTCCGGTCGAGGAAGATTTGGTCAATGACAAGTGGACGAGCCTGTTTAAACTGTTGGCCAATCTGTTGTCAGGCAAAGAATCCTCAGATCTGTCGAACGAAGCGATCGCGGCGTTGTCAGAAATTGCTGACTTCCAGAAGATGAACGAGGTGCGCGCGCGCGTCTCTAAGGTCGTGCAAGACCAACAGACCGCCGAAAATCTCAAGGCCTGGTACGGGCAGTGGTGCAAACGCCCGACCTTCAACGATGAGTATCTCCCCTGCTTTAATCAGCCCAATGTGCAGCTGGTCGATACCAAAGGCAAAGGCGTTGATCGTGTGACTGAAAACGCCGTGGTCGTGGATGGCGTTGAGTATCCAGTCGATTGCATCATCTACGCGACCGGCTTCGAAGTTGGCACCGCCTACACGCGACGCTCTGAATGTGAAGTATACGGTCGCAATGGCGTCACGCTCTCCGATGCGTGGTCAAAGGGCATGCGGACCTACCACGGTCTCCTGAGCTGTGGTTTCCCGAACCTTTTCCATATGGGATTGACGCAAACTGGTCTGGCGCCGAACTTTACCTACATGCTGAACGGACAAGCCAACCACATCGCCCATCTCGTCGCTGAGGTGGACAAGCGTGGAGCGAAGGGCATGGAACCTACTCCTGAGGCTGAAGAGGCCTGGGTGAAGTTGGTGACCAGCCCAACCTTCATGACCGTGTACCAAGACATCTGCACTCCTGGTTACTACAACGGCGAAGGAAGAAATGAAGGACAGGGATTCCTCGCCCAGTATCCTGACGGCGCGGTGAAGTTCTATGACATGCTCGCCAAGTGGCGGGAATCAGGGAAGATGGAAGGGTTGGTCGTGAAGTAAAAAGCACTCATGTCACTGTAAGTCTGCTCACGTATTCGTACGCAGTGACTTCACTGGTAGGGGCGAGCGAGTGTTCGCCCCTACTTTTTTGAGGAAAATTATCAACACGAGGAAGGAGCTATGAAGGGAAAAGGAACGCTATTGCTCTGCACGTTAACCGTATTGACGATAACTGCCACGCTACTGTCTTCAGCTCGCATACAGGCTGCTGATGGTCCAACTGACACGAACTGGATGACGTATAACGGCACGGTCAATGGCCAGCGTTACTCGTCGCTCGATCAAATCAATGTGCAGAACGTTGCGTCACTAAAAGAAGTGTGTCGCCTAAAGGTTGATGATTCGGGAACATTCCAGGCTGGTCTCTTACAGATCAACGGGACCCTATATATGACCAATGCGCATGACACCTTAGCGGTTGATGCGACAAACTGTACCCTGCGCTGGCGTCATGTCTATAAGTCTGAACAAGAAGATATCTTCCAGGTCAATCGTGGCGTGGCCTACGCGAATGGCAAACTGTTTCGTGGTACGCCCGATGCTCGCATGCTGGCAATTGATGCGGCTACTGGCAAAACGATCTGGCAGCAGCAAGTCGGTGACCCTGGGCAAGGGGAGTTCTTCAGCTCTGTTCCGGCAGTCTGGCAAGGGCTGATCATCTCTGGCTCAGCCGGAAGCGACTGGGGGATTCGTGGTCGTATCATGGCGTACGAGCAGGAGACTGGTCGTGAGGTGTGGCGTTTCTACACGATCCCACGCGGCAGGGAGGTTGGGGCCGAGACGTGGACGGACCGGGACACCGCACGCTACGGGGGTGGTGGGAGCTGGACCACTTACACGCTCGATATGTCAAGTGGTGAGGTTTTTGTACCAGTCGGTAATCCAGCGCCTGACTTCGTGCCGAGTTATCGCTCTGGAGCCAACCTTTTTACCGACAGTATGGTAGTCCTCGATGCCCGTACTGGTGCGCTCAAATGGTGGTTTCAGATGCTGGCGAATGACGGGCTCGATCTCGACCTTGCAGCAGCGCCGATGTTGTTCTGGAATAGTAAAGGGCGCCCGATGGTTGCCATCGGCAGTAAAGACGGGTACCTCTACAGCGTCGACCGCGAAACCAAGAAACAGATATTCAAGACCCAGGTGACAACCGTAAAGATCCCCGAAAAAGCACCGAACGCGAAAGGCGTTTATAGCTGCCCTGGACCAGCAGGTGGTGTCGAATGGAACGGACCTGCGTACGATCCAGTAAACAAACAGATTGTTGTAGGTGCAGTCGATTGGTGTGCAACTATCAAGTCTGATGAAGTTGAGTTTCAACCCGGAAAGTTCTTTCTTGGTGGAACGTGGGAATGGGATGCGGCCAAGACCGGCTGGGTGACTGCTGTCCATCAGGATACTGGGGCAGTGCAATGGAAGTACCATACGGACGCGCCCGTTGTTTCTGCTATCACGCCGACTGCCGGTGGGGTGACCTTCGCTGGTGATCTCGGTGGCGATTTCTTTGCCTTCGATTCAAAGACTGGCAAAGTGTTGCTTAAGATTGCTACTGGCGGCGGCGTTGCCGGTGGGATCATTACCTATGCACTTGGCGGCACGCAGTACATCGCCATTACTTCAGGCAATGTGTCGCGCATGTCATTTGGCGAGAGTGGAAAACCCTCAGTGGTCATCTATGCGCTGCCAGAGCATGCCAAATCAATTGCTCCAGCACCGCAGGCCGCTGCATCACCAACACAGCCGACAACGACGGCAGCCTTGACTGCACCGAACGCCGGGCGAGGCAAGGATTTGTACGGCAAAAACTGCGCAGCCTGTCATGGAAGCAGCGGAGAAGGGGGCTCAGGCCCGGTATTGAAAGGCGTGAGCAAAAAACTCGACTTTGCCGGTACCGTTAAGTGGATCGAAAGTCCGTCAGAGAAGATGCCCAAGCTCTATCCTTCTATCCTTGATGCACAGGCGGTGACAGATGTAGCTACGTATGTTTTGGGATTGCAATGATTTGTTTTTGGTTCTAGGGGCGGAGGCCAGGGGTTTATGAGGGAGAACCCTATCCCTCGCTTCTAAATCGGTCCACGAAAGATTGGTGCACTCAGCCTGTCACCCTGAGTGTAACGAAGGGTCTCTCCGAGAGATTCTTCGCGTGGTTTCTCCTGAGCTTGTCGAAGGGCTCAGCATGACATGCGCGAAAGGCCGCAACGTAAAGTGTACGAATGTTCTCGGGTCCGATTTAGTCCCCAGCCCCTATTTTTCGGGAGTCTATGCCGTGTCCACTCGACTCACTCGCCCAACTACGCTTGCGGAAGTCCGTACCCGTCAAACACGAATGATGACGAAGGAAGGAATGCGATACGCGCTCGCTTTTCAGCCTCAGCCTACCGACGTGAT from Deltaproteobacteria bacterium includes:
- a CDS encoding c-type cytochrome, which translates into the protein MKGKGTLLLCTLTVLTITATLLSSARIQAADGPTDTNWMTYNGTVNGQRYSSLDQINVQNVASLKEVCRLKVDDSGTFQAGLLQINGTLYMTNAHDTLAVDATNCTLRWRHVYKSEQEDIFQVNRGVAYANGKLFRGTPDARMLAIDAATGKTIWQQQVGDPGQGEFFSSVPAVWQGLIISGSAGSDWGIRGRIMAYEQETGREVWRFYTIPRGREVGAETWTDRDTARYGGGGSWTTYTLDMSSGEVFVPVGNPAPDFVPSYRSGANLFTDSMVVLDARTGALKWWFQMLANDGLDLDLAAAPMLFWNSKGRPMVAIGSKDGYLYSVDRETKKQIFKTQVTTVKIPEKAPNAKGVYSCPGPAGGVEWNGPAYDPVNKQIVVGAVDWCATIKSDEVEFQPGKFFLGGTWEWDAAKTGWVTAVHQDTGAVQWKYHTDAPVVSAITPTAGGVTFAGDLGGDFFAFDSKTGKVLLKIATGGGVAGGIITYALGGTQYIAITSGNVSRMSFGESGKPSVVIYALPEHAKSIAPAPQAAASPTQPTTTAALTAPNAGRGKDLYGKNCAACHGSSGEGGSGPVLKGVSKKLDFAGTVKWIESPSEKMPKLYPSILDAQAVTDVATYVLGLQ
- a CDS encoding NAD(P)/FAD-dependent oxidoreductase; the encoded protein is MCAAVSQARPTGVPTPTELGFDPAELRKKYTDERNKRLRSDANNQYQEITGRFAHYNEDPYVEPGFTRPALQEELDVLIVGGGFGGLLSAARLQKVGITKIRIIEKAGDFGGTWYWNRYPGAQCDIESYVYLPLLEETGYMPKEKYSFAPEIFEHAKRIGKHFNLYDKACFQTQIREARWNEETGRWTITTDRNDVFKARFVIMSSGPLNRPKLPAIPGIEKFKGHTFHTSRWDYNYTGGDTTGGMTKLGDKRVAIIGTGATAIQSVPRVAKYAKQLYVFQRTPSSVDERGNSPTDPEWVKTLKPGWQDHRNTNFNSILSGLPVEEDLVNDKWTSLFKLLANLLSGKESSDLSNEAIAALSEIADFQKMNEVRARVSKVVQDQQTAENLKAWYGQWCKRPTFNDEYLPCFNQPNVQLVDTKGKGVDRVTENAVVVDGVEYPVDCIIYATGFEVGTAYTRRSECEVYGRNGVTLSDAWSKGMRTYHGLLSCGFPNLFHMGLTQTGLAPNFTYMLNGQANHIAHLVAEVDKRGAKGMEPTPEAEEAWVKLVTSPTFMTVYQDICTPGYYNGEGRNEGQGFLAQYPDGAVKFYDMLAKWRESGKMEGLVVK